The following are encoded in a window of Amaranthus tricolor cultivar Red isolate AtriRed21 chromosome 2, ASM2621246v1, whole genome shotgun sequence genomic DNA:
- the LOC130806667 gene encoding protein SAR DEFICIENT 4, which produces MAAPSTPLFISTTTLHSILSHKTLISHFQSTLPNATVSLSTPPRHSHSTSQTSTLLLMPSFSTSSSLPYIGVKLVTSHPQNSSINLPGIHACYTLFSSITGQTLALFDATELTLYRTSSISAVASFYLSKNDAHVLVMVGSGNLSPHLITAHLSVRPSINRVIIWNRTAEKAATLADKLRRENRFKGVEFESNGCLDDVIGFADIVSCATNSEIELVKGEKLKEGVHVDLVGSFKQTMKECDDETIRRGRVFVDNEIAMEEAGELVGAFERGVISKDDVCGNLVELIKGEKFGRENDKEITVFKSVGSGVVDLLTAQLVYETVRDQTQHIS; this is translated from the coding sequence ATGGCAGCACCTTCAACCCCATTATTCATCTCAACCACAACTCTCCATTCAATCCTTTCtcacaaaaccctaatttcccATTTCCAATCAACTCTTCCAAACGCCACCGTTTCACTCTCTACCCCACCTCGCCATTCTCACTCCACATCCCAAACCTCCACTCTTCTCCTCATGCCTTCTTTCTCCACTTCTTCTTCACTCCCTTACATTGGGGTAAAACTCGTCACTTCCCATCCTCAGAATTCCTCCATTAATTTACCTGGTATTCATGCTTGTTACACCCTATTCAGTTCAATAACAGGTCAAACCCTAGCTCTGTTTGATGCTACTGAACTTACCCTTTACAGAACTTCATCAATTTCCGCTGTAGCTTCTTTCTATTTATCCAAAAATGATGCCCATGTTCTTGTTATGGTGGGTTCTGGTAACTTATCACCTCATTTAATCACTGCCCATTTGAGTGTTCGACCTAGTATAAACAGAGTAATTATCTGGAATCGAACGGCAGAAAAAGCAGCTACCTTAGCTGACAAATTGAGAAGAGAAAATAGGTTTAAAGGGGTTGAATTTGAGAGTAATGGGTGTTTGGATGATGTGATTGGTTTTGCTGATATTGTGAGTTGTGCTACCAATTCAGAGATTGAATTGGTTAAAGGAGAGAAATTAAAGGAAGGAGTTCATGTTGATCTTGTTGGATCattcaaacaaacaatgaaAGAATGCGACGACGAGACGATTCGAAGAGGAAGAGTCTTTGTTGATAATGAGATTGCAATGGAAGAAGCAGGGGAATTGGTGGGTGCTTTTGAAAGAGGGGTGATTTCAAAGGATGATGTTTGTGGGAATTTGGTGGAATTGATTAAAGGGGAGAAATTTGGGAGGGAAAATGATAAGGAGATTACTGTGTTTAAATCTGTTGGTTCTGGTGTTGTTGATCTTCTTACTGCTCAATTAGTGTATGAAACTGTTAGAGATCAAACTCAGCATATATCCTGA